In Flavobacteriaceae bacterium, the following proteins share a genomic window:
- the apaG gene encoding Co2+/Mg2+ efflux protein ApaG produces the protein MVEQVTRGIKISVETSFEGTFYKNYKVLYSFGYKVTIENQSSYSVQLDSRHWEIYDALNNIEIVDGEGVIGQKPILEPRESHTYTSGCLLSSPFGAMDGYYKMISLSSGEQFRVMIPSFKLNAPVALN, from the coding sequence ATGGTAGAGCAAGTTACAAGAGGGATCAAAATTTCTGTAGAGACAAGTTTTGAAGGCACATTTTATAAAAATTATAAAGTGCTATACTCTTTTGGTTATAAAGTAACAATTGAAAATCAGAGTAGTTATTCTGTACAACTAGATTCTAGGCATTGGGAAATTTATGATGCTTTAAACAATATTGAAATAGTTGATGGCGAAGGTGTTATTGGTCAGAAACCCATATTAGAGCCTCGAGAATCCCACACGTATACTTCTGGATGTTTGTTATCATCTCCTTTTGGAGCTATGGATGGATATTATAAAATGATTAGTCTTTCTTCTGGGGAACAGTTTAGAGTTATGATTCCTAGTTTTAAATTGAACGCTCCAGTGGCGCTAAACTAA
- a CDS encoding Na(+)-translocating NADH-quinone reductase subunit C: protein MEKRTDKNTYTLFFAIGMVIVVGSLLAFTASSLNDRISENRRLEKQQNILYAMGVNENDESSATFISADKVAGEFDKYITKQLVIQNGKTTEDNEAYLIDVKKEKSLAKEDGYSRRLPLFIGEKDGKTFYIAPIRGKGLWDAIWGFVAMNEEMVVQGAYFDHKGETPGLGANIKQRFFMDDFIGEHLLSNGTFKGITVAKGNADPVNKDKTDNEVDAIAGATITGDGVTAMIKGDLKLYVPYFQQLKNN, encoded by the coding sequence ATGGAAAAGAGAACAGATAAAAATACATATACACTATTTTTTGCCATAGGAATGGTAATAGTTGTAGGCTCATTATTAGCTTTTACAGCATCATCATTAAATGATAGGATTTCAGAAAATAGACGCCTAGAAAAGCAACAGAACATTTTGTATGCTATGGGTGTAAATGAGAATGATGAGAGTAGTGCAACATTTATTTCTGCCGATAAAGTAGCAGGAGAATTTGATAAATATATTACTAAGCAATTGGTAATACAAAATGGTAAAACTACTGAAGATAACGAAGCTTATTTAATTGATGTTAAAAAAGAAAAGTCTTTGGCAAAAGAAGATGGATATAGCAGGCGTTTACCATTATTTATTGGAGAAAAAGATGGAAAAACATTTTATATAGCACCAATTAGAGGTAAAGGACTTTGGGATGCTATTTGGGGGTTTGTAGCAATGAATGAAGAGATGGTTGTGCAAGGCGCTTATTTTGACCATAAAGGAGAAACCCCAGGATTAGGAGCTAATATTAAACAACGCTTTTTTATGGACGATTTTATTGGAGAGCATTTATTGTCTAATGGAACCTTTAAAGGTATTACAGTAGCTAAAGGTAATGCAGACCCTGTAAATAAAGATAAAACAGATAATGAAGTAGATGCTATTGCAGGAGCAACTATTACGGGTGACGGTGTAACAGCAATGATTAAAGGCGATTTAAAACTTTATGTGCCTTATTTTCAACAATTAAAAAATAATTAA
- a CDS encoding DUF5103 domain-containing protein, with translation MAFNLKIILFFLICSPFIYGQINEVNPPDFIKTITFKSNTNESQLPILKLGERLNLEFDALNGDEDDYYYVIEHFNFDWTPSILMKQEYIDGFDNLRIRDYENSFNTYQIFSHYQLQIPNPQTRLRVTGNYLIKIFNSDDELMFSRKFMVFEEKTSVAITIRRSRDVSSINQKQVVDFRVNSPIKALVNPMQTVKTVVIQNNNLRNVVNTLKPKYTIGNDLIYQQNNASSFWGGNEYLFFENKDIRGATSAIQYIDLKDLYHNYLYDDQVRANRPYTFNPDINGNFLITALNTDNLALEADYAVIHFSLLQSELPDGKEIYVYGNFNNYGLDDSNKMIYNNRTKKYEAALLFKQGFYNYKYVVVDKNGDLDEGAISGNFDETENNYKVLVYYRALGERYDRIIGFGEANSVNITN, from the coding sequence ATGGCATTTAACCTTAAAATTATCTTATTTTTTTTAATATGTTCACCTTTTATTTATGGGCAAATAAATGAGGTAAATCCACCTGATTTTATCAAAACAATTACTTTTAAAAGTAACACTAATGAAAGTCAACTTCCTATTCTAAAATTAGGAGAACGTTTAAACCTAGAGTTTGATGCTTTAAATGGAGATGAAGATGATTATTATTATGTAATTGAACATTTTAATTTTGATTGGACACCTTCAATTTTAATGAAACAGGAATATATAGATGGCTTTGATAATTTGCGTATTAGAGATTATGAAAATTCCTTTAACACTTATCAAATTTTTTCACATTATCAATTGCAAATACCTAACCCTCAAACACGCTTAAGAGTTACAGGAAATTATCTTATTAAGATTTTTAATAGTGATGATGAACTTATGTTTAGTAGAAAATTTATGGTGTTTGAGGAAAAAACATCTGTAGCTATAACTATAAGACGTTCCAGGGATGTTAGTTCTATCAATCAAAAACAAGTTGTAGATTTTAGAGTCAATTCTCCTATTAAAGCATTGGTTAATCCAATGCAGACGGTTAAAACTGTAGTGATCCAAAATAACAATTTAAGAAATGTAGTTAATACTTTAAAACCTAAATACACTATTGGTAATGACCTCATTTATCAACAGAATAATGCATCTAGTTTTTGGGGAGGTAACGAATATCTTTTCTTTGAGAACAAAGATATTAGAGGTGCTACTTCTGCTATCCAATATATAGATTTAAAAGATTTATATCATAATTACTTATATGACGATCAGGTTAGAGCAAATCGTCCTTACACTTTTAATCCTGATATAAATGGTAATTTTTTAATTACTGCTTTAAATACAGATAATCTCGCTCTAGAAGCCGATTATGCAGTTATTCATTTTTCTTTATTACAATCTGAATTACCAGATGGAAAGGAAATTTATGTTTATGGTAATTTTAATAATTATGGATTGGACGATTCTAATAAAATGATTTATAACAATCGTACAAAAAAGTATGAAGCAGCATTACTTTTTAAACAAGGGTTTTACAATTACAAATATGTTGTAGTAGATAAAAATGGAGATCTAGATGAAGGTGCTATAAGTGGTAACTTTGACGAAACAGAAAACAATTATAAGGTTTTGGTTTATTATAGAGCATTAGGAGAGCGTTACGATCGTATTATTGGTTTTGGAGAAGCTAATTCTGTTAATATCACTAATTAA
- a CDS encoding NADH:ubiquinone reductase (Na(+)-transporting) subunit B has protein sequence MGLKSNLHNLKEKYKGTKMAPAFNAIHTFLYMPNETTHNGTHIKAADDLKRTMNIVIMAMIPCLIFGMFNAGYQHYLALGEIQNASGFFGASFWTIDNLVVGLWKILPLVIVSYGVGLAVEFVFAMIKGHEVEEGYLVTGMLVPLIVPIDIPLWMLSVAVIFGVVIGKEVFGGTGMNILNPALTIRAFLFFAYPTWMSGDKVWVEGAVERTNEIAAGANLDAISGETILGSLAQNKGALGHDWLDMFYGIIPGSVGETSTLLILLGGLFLIFSKIGSWRIMLSSVLGALAMGLIFNAVADAGIISETSKFYGLMNTPFWHHLLIGGFAFGTVFMATDPVTASQTNKGKWIYGFLIGFISIMIRVFNPAYPEGVMLAILLMNVFAPTIDHYVVQGNVKRRMKRLKSKVA, from the coding sequence ATGGGTTTAAAAAGTAATTTACATAACTTAAAAGAAAAGTATAAGGGAACTAAAATGGCCCCTGCGTTTAATGCGATTCATACTTTTTTATATATGCCAAATGAGACAACCCATAATGGAACTCATATAAAAGCAGCGGATGATTTAAAAAGAACAATGAACATTGTAATTATGGCGATGATTCCTTGTTTGATTTTTGGAATGTTTAATGCAGGATACCAACATTACCTTGCTTTAGGAGAAATTCAAAATGCTAGTGGGTTTTTTGGAGCATCATTCTGGACAATAGATAACCTTGTTGTTGGTTTATGGAAAATCTTACCGTTAGTAATCGTATCTTATGGAGTTGGTCTAGCTGTAGAGTTTGTATTCGCAATGATTAAAGGTCATGAAGTAGAAGAGGGATACTTAGTTACAGGAATGTTAGTACCACTTATTGTACCAATAGATATTCCATTATGGATGCTTTCTGTAGCAGTTATTTTTGGAGTTGTCATTGGTAAAGAGGTATTTGGAGGTACAGGAATGAATATCTTAAATCCTGCACTAACTATACGTGCCTTTTTATTCTTTGCATATCCAACTTGGATGTCGGGAGATAAAGTATGGGTAGAAGGCGCAGTTGAGCGAACGAACGAAATTGCAGCTGGAGCAAATTTAGATGCAATTTCTGGAGAAACAATATTAGGAAGCTTAGCACAGAATAAAGGAGCATTAGGGCATGATTGGTTAGATATGTTCTATGGAATTATACCTGGCTCAGTAGGAGAAACGTCAACACTACTTATTTTATTAGGAGGGCTGTTTTTAATCTTTTCAAAAATAGGGAGCTGGAGAATTATGTTATCTTCTGTATTAGGGGCCTTAGCAATGGGATTAATTTTTAATGCAGTGGCTGATGCAGGAATAATTTCAGAAACAAGCAAGTTTTACGGATTGATGAATACACCATTTTGGCATCATTTATTAATTGGAGGGTTTGCTTTTGGTACAGTGTTTATGGCTACCGATCCAGTAACAGCATCACAAACCAATAAAGGAAAATGGATTTACGGGTTTTTAATAGGATTTATCTCTATCATGATTCGTGTATTTAATCCAGCATACCCAGAAGGAGTAATGTTGGCTATTTTGTTAATGAATGTGTTTGCTCCAACCATTGACCATTACGTAGTACAAGGTAATGTAAAGAGAAGAATGAAACGTTTAAAATCTAAAGTTGCATAA
- a CDS encoding Na(+)-translocating NADH-quinone reductase subunit A, translating to MSNDIRIKKGLDIKLKGVAKKTTENAILSNFYTLRPEDFHSIIPKMIVKVGSKVKAGEPVFFDKSNENIKFVSPVSGEVMEITRGEKRKILAVKIQADKEQVYQDAGIFNLNDGKVDDLKQHLQTSGCWAFIKQRPYDVIANPEATPKAIFISGYASAPLAADYDHTLQGKKAELQAAVTALGKLTDGKVHVSVGKDGNSPLSELSGITLHKVSGPHPSGNVGTQINKIDPVNKGEVVWTINPQDLVIIGELLLTGKFNAERIIALVGSSVKEPRYFRTKIGAEVATMIYDKGVEKDGNDRIISGNVLSGKQIQPDGSLDYYSNVITVIPEGDDYEFFGWNKPVFNKISISRALTFSWLSPKKSYDLNTNTNGEHRAFVTTGTYEEVFPLDIFPMQILKACMYKDLDEMEALGMYEVGPEDFALTEFVCVSKQPHQKIIREGLDLMLKEIG from the coding sequence ATGTCAAACGACATTCGTATTAAAAAAGGTCTAGACATTAAACTTAAAGGTGTAGCGAAAAAGACTACTGAAAATGCTATCTTAAGCAACTTTTATACTTTAAGACCTGAAGATTTCCACAGCATTATTCCTAAAATGATTGTTAAAGTTGGATCAAAAGTAAAAGCAGGAGAACCTGTGTTTTTTGATAAATCTAACGAAAACATAAAATTTGTTTCTCCAGTTTCTGGAGAAGTGATGGAAATTACACGTGGAGAAAAACGTAAAATTTTAGCTGTTAAAATTCAAGCAGATAAAGAACAAGTATACCAAGATGCGGGTATCTTTAATTTAAATGATGGAAAAGTAGATGATTTAAAGCAACATTTGCAAACATCAGGCTGTTGGGCTTTTATAAAACAACGCCCTTATGACGTTATTGCTAATCCAGAAGCAACCCCAAAAGCAATATTTATTTCAGGATATGCGAGTGCGCCTTTAGCAGCAGATTACGATCATACACTACAAGGTAAAAAAGCAGAATTACAAGCTGCTGTTACTGCTCTAGGAAAATTAACAGATGGTAAAGTACATGTTTCTGTTGGTAAAGACGGAAATTCTCCACTATCTGAATTATCAGGCATTACATTACATAAAGTTTCTGGACCTCATCCTTCTGGAAATGTAGGAACACAGATTAATAAAATCGACCCAGTAAATAAAGGAGAAGTAGTGTGGACTATAAACCCACAAGACCTTGTCATTATTGGAGAATTGTTACTTACAGGAAAGTTTAATGCTGAACGTATTATCGCATTAGTTGGATCGTCTGTAAAAGAACCAAGATATTTTAGAACTAAAATAGGTGCTGAGGTAGCTACGATGATTTACGATAAGGGAGTTGAAAAAGATGGGAATGATCGTATTATTTCTGGAAATGTACTTAGCGGAAAGCAAATACAACCAGATGGAAGTTTAGATTATTATAGTAATGTTATTACTGTAATTCCTGAAGGAGATGATTATGAGTTTTTTGGATGGAATAAACCTGTGTTTAATAAAATATCAATATCTAGAGCATTAACGTTTTCTTGGTTATCACCTAAAAAATCTTACGACTTAAATACAAATACTAATGGAGAACATCGTGCTTTTGTAACTACAGGTACTTATGAAGAGGTATTTCCGTTAGATATTTTTCCAATGCAAATCTTAAAGGCATGTATGTATAAAGATTTGGATGAAATGGAAGCTTTAGGAATGTACGAAGTAGGACCAGAAGATTTTGCTTTAACAGAATTTGTATGTGTATCTAAACAACCACATCAAAAAATTATAAGAGAAGGATTAGACTTAATGCTTAAAGAGATAGGATAA